Genomic DNA from Filimonas effusa:
TGTAATTTGCCATGTTCATACACCTCCATTATGCTCATGTGAGCCACTGCATTTGGAAATAGCTTCCGCAGATCGTCAACTGTGGTGCCCGCGTTAAGAGAAACCTGGCGATAGATGATAAAGTCGCCATGGGTAAAACTAATTTCATCAATGGCTACTTTATCCTTCGCATGCTCGTACCTTGATCCGTTTTTATACAGGTAACTGGCCATGGGATCAACAGAACCATCTGCCTCCTCAAAAATAGTGGTGCAAGGCTCCTCATCACGCAGCAGTTTGGTGCTGTCCGGTTCACCAAGTACAGCCCGGAATTGGGTTAGGCTAAAGTATCGTTTCAATTTGCCATTCAAACGTATTTCTTCGGCATTTAATACCTCGATGGCTGTGTCACCCGTTGCTGTTGCCTGCCTCTCCGGCTGCAGTAAAGGGCCTGTCAGGGCAGCCGCAGTGTCTTTATCCAATGTCGCTTTTTGCAAACTTTGCTGCGTACTGTTACAAGATGCCGATAGCAGGCAGGTTATAAACAGGAACCCGACTGTGGTAAGGCAGTTGAAAAGGGGTGGTGTTTGTATCATAGTTGCGAATAGGTTGATTTCAACAGGAAAGAAAAAGCCTCTTTTATCTCAGCACGGCCCGATTCTTCGTTAACATTTATTCCGCAAAAGGTACTGCCGTTTACGGCGCCATAAAGGTTCAGGTAATAAGCGCCGGAGATAAGTATGGCCATAATGGCCCGGAACCTTGCCCACTGGTCGCCGAAATGCGGATCGGTAATATCCTGAAGCAGTACTTCTCCATTTGCCTCCTGTGCATCTGTTAGCTTTTGCAAAACGTCCCGCTTTTCGGTTAGCCGCCACAATAATACTTTCTGAAAGGCGCTATCCCGGAATACATAATCAAACTGCGATAACAGCATTTGTTCTACGAACTTGTGCCCTCCGTCACCAATCGAAGGCGGTACTTTCTCTCCCTTGACATTACTCCAGAAGTCTTTAGACAGGATGTACGCATCGATCAGCTGATCGGCGCCGCCAAAATATTTATAGATAAGCTTTTTATCCAGTCCGGCAACTTTGGCAATGTCGTTCACCTTAAGTCCGGCCACTCCTTTCGTGATAAGGATCTCTTCCACGGCGTCCATAAATTTTTGCCTGCTTTGCACTTTATTGCCACGGGAGCCTTTTGTTGAACTGTTATCCATAGTTATGCTTTCCTTTTCATTCCGGTAAGTGTAAAAATAAAACAATCTGCTTCCCGGTGACAGCCCACAGTAGGCCGCGTAGCTTAAACATAAAGTTAATGGAAATGGTCACCATTTGGTGACTTAGGCATTGTATTTGTTCCACGCTTTAATATCAATACTTATCTGTTAACCATTTGCTAGTTGTGTATGATGAAAAAACGCCAATTCAGTAAAAATCCGCTGCACTACGTGTACGCGCTTATCTGGCTTTCTCTTTTTGTAGCATTTGCCGTGTATATTTTTTCCGGAAAGATGTTTCTGCCCGATGAAAACGGGAAGATCAGCCTGGTAGCCATCCTCGTCGGATGGGTAGCAGAGTACCTGACGCAGGTGGGCACAGGCATATTGGTTGTTCTGATTGGATTATATGTGGCTTTTAAAACGGCCACAGAGAAAAAGGTGTAATAAACGATGCAGTTAAATTACTTCATGCTCATTTTTGCCGGCTTGTACCTGGCGGGAACAGGGTTTTATGATGCCTTTGCAAAACGTAAAGGCATTGTTTTCAGGTACAAACCCATTACACTGCTTATCGTGGCATTATTATTCCTGGTTGCATTATATGGTGTAATAACAGGTAAGCCATTTAATGAAATATTGCCTTTTATAAGGTAACTGTTACCCTGCAATAAAACGAAACGATGAAGATAATTTTAACGTTAATTTCCTCTGTGGTACTGGGATTAACGGCAACTGCTCAGCTTACAGAAAAAAACATGCGCTATAAAGAATATGCCGGCAGATATGGCGGTAACGACGGCATCTGCCTGTTTGATGATGGCAGGTTTATGATCTACGGTTACGCCACCGCCGTTTTTGGAAACTACCTGTTCGAAAAGGATCATATGCTTTTCTATCCCGATAAAGAAGATAGGTTCAACGTATTCGCCACCCACAATAAAAGCATAGGAGATACTGCCCGGATCAATTTCGCGGGCTTCGACAGGGGAGGAGCTACCTTTGTTCGTTTTGATACAAACAGTGTACGCCGTGTTTTCAATAAAGACGCCAATTGTTTTAATGGCCCCTTTGTATATGAGCTTGCCTATACACCTGCAACATTTACTTTAATTGGCGTAACAGACGACGATGGCTGGTACCGCGGCAATAAACTGGAGGCATGGACTTTCGAAAACACCGAAGGATATAACGATTTCGTTTTCTCCTATATCGCCCCCAAACTGGAATACGAAGATTTCAGCGGAAATATTTCAGCTGAGGGAAACAGGGCAGTTATCAGGCTCTCCAATTACGGTGGCGACCGCGGATACGTTAAAAATACGCCCGATGAAGAGGAACAGCGCCAATGGAACGAGATCCTTGCTATGAAAGCCGGATACGACCTGCAACGGAAAACGGTTATTAACAGCATCTATGCCAATAGACATTACCGTGTGTTTTTCCCGGATAGCAGCAGTTATAATTTCGATAAGGGAACCAACCAGTATATCAGTCGCGATGCCGCCGGAAATGAAGACTATTTCCGGGCTAACCCTTATAACGATGACAGGTATCTGCGTCGTTATAGTAAACTGAAGTACGCGGCGCGAAACAGCAAAAAACTGGCGAGCAATGAAGTGGCCGATACCAGTATCTTTTTTACCACTTGTGGGGAAGGTTCAGAAAGGTCGTATCGTTACAAACACCTGCAATACGATTCCGTGGAAAGGTACGATGAGCCTATACGTACCCTTAAACCCGCCCCTATCCCCGAAACGCTGGCGCCCGGTAAAGTTATAAAGGAATACATCAAAGATGGGCTCAGGTATTCCGAAGAGTATGAAAAGGGAGAACTGGTACGACGCGAAGCCTGGGATACGGATAAAAGCAAGTCTACGGTTCAGTACTTCAAAAATGGTAAGCTTGATAAAAGGGAAGAAATTACCAACCGTTATAACATCCCCGGAGAAGTGATAAGAACCTATGATAAAAACGGAAAGCTGCTGCAGCGCAAGGTGGCATCGTTCGAAAATGGTGCTGTTATTTACCACATCTACGATGCGAAAGGAAAATTACTAAAAGTGGATCGTCATTTACAATAAACCAGCAACGAATGCTGGCTGTGAACACTAACAGCAAATGACGTTAACTTATCAGAGCAAAAGGTGGAACCTATGGCGCGAAACACTGTAATGCTTCGGCACCCCGTAAAGGATCAATTGCACTCGTTCCAATAGTAACTATCAGGCGTTGGCCTTTCCCCGAAAATGGCGGTACCAACGCGTATAATAGTTGCACCCTCAGCAATCGCAATTTCCAGGTCGCCACTCATACCCATGGAAAGCTCCTGCATATACACTCCTTCTATCTGCAACCTGGCTACCTGCTGTCGTATATCCCTGAGCAGTCGGAAACATTTACGCACCTTTTCACCTTCTGCGCTTAACATGCCTATGGTCATTAAACCTTTTATGGTTAAGGTGTCCAGCCGGGCAACCTGTTTTACCAGGTCTATAGCCTTATCAGGACTTACGCCAAATTTGCTTTCTTCAAACGAAGTGTTCACTTGTATCAGCACGTCCATTGTTTTGTTTTCAAACTGTAAGCGCTGGTGAAGTTTTTCAGCTAAATCTAAACGGTCCAGGGACTGAATGCACGAAACATCATGTTTTAGCAGGTCTTTGATCTTATTGGTCTGCAAATGTCCTATGAAATGATTGGTGTGCGGAATCTCCCGTAACATTTCGTGCTTTTCTTTCAGCTCCTGGACCTTGTTTTCAGCAATGAGCGTATATCCTGCCGCCAGCGCTATTTTAATACGTGCTGCTGGTACGGTCTTGGTGGCTAATAATAACTTTATATCATCAGGGTTCCTGCCATACCTGGTACAGGTATTATTTATCCTGTTGTTTATAACAGCAATATTTGCTAAAATATCTTTGCTCATGCATCTGCTTGGTTAATGAAATGTTCTGAATGCTGCGGTCGTTACTTCCACCAATAGTAATAATTGTGCAAACCATCGTATTCAAAACCACAACGCGGATACAGTTTGTTGCCGGTATCATTCGTTTTTTCGGTTTCAAGCATCAGCCCGCACGCGCCGGTTTCTTCGCACCACTGTTTACTGCGGTCGATCAAAGCAACGGACAGTCCATTGCCACGGTAATCAGGATGAACAAATAAGTCACTTAGCAGCCACTGCTTTTCAAGTTTAATGTAATGGTAAAGCTTATAGAGTTGAACAAACCCAACCGCCTTGCCACTCGCATAAGCAAGGAAGATATGCGATTGTTCGTTGTTCAATCGTTCCTGTAGAAACCTTTTACATTTCTCATAATCATCCGCCTGGCGATAAAAGACCCGGTAAAGATTAAATAATTCCGCAGCGGTGTCTAGGTGCTCAAGACCTGCCTTCCTGATTTCGTAATTCATACCTTGAATATTTTTGTTACTGAGCGCAAAAGTATGAGCCGGCAGGACTACATTCGTGATCCAGATGCTATATAAAAGGTAGTCCAGATGTTTCCATACGAACACACGATACACATCAAGAAAGAAAGCAAGATCCCGGTTTACCGGCAGATAGCCATTTCAATAACAAATGCCATCAGGAACGGCACTTTTAAACCAGGCACGCATTTACCCGGTACCCGTGAATTGGCCAAAACTTTGGGTGTGCATCGCAAAACGGTGATCGCCGCCTATGAAGAACTGGATGCGCAGGATTGGATTACGGTTGTACCCAGAAAGCATGTACAGGTATCGGAACGGATCCCTTTGCTAAAGCCAAAAAAATGGGGCGACACGGGCATAAAAGCGCCGTATGAAAATGACTTAACTCTGCCTTTCAGGATGATAGAAGAGAACGCAGGCGACAATGAGGCTGCCGCTGCGCCTGGAATAGTGATAAACGATGGACATCCCGATGTAAGGCTGTCGCCAATAGACGGGCTATTGAAAATATACCGCTCACTCACCTCAAAAAAATATGCGATCAAAAATGCTCATATTGGAACTGCACAGGGAACGCCAATGCTAAGGCAGGAACTGGTCAATTATCTTTCGGTCACCCGCGGGCTTAATATCTCTGCCGGCAACCTGCTCATCACACATGGAGCACAAATGAGCATCTACCTTTCTGCCCGGCTGCTATTGGGGCGTTCCTCCCATATAGTTGTAGGATATCCCAATTATGCTGTTGCCAATAAAACGTTCCTTGAAACCGGGGCAAAAGTTATAGAGGTGGCTGTTGATGACAGCGGTATCGATACCAATGCCATTGAACAGCTGTGTAAAAAGAAAAAGATAGATGCTGTATATGTAATACCGCATCACCATTATCCAACAACAGTAACGTTAAGCGTGGAACGAAGAATGAAATTGCTGGAGCTTTCCAGGCGATTCTCGTTCGTGATCATAGAGGATGATTATGATTACGACTATCATTATACCTCTTCGCCGTATTTACCCTTGTCAAGCGGCAATCACAACGGCAACCTGATCTATATCGGCTCTTTCTCGAAGATGCTGGATCCATCTCTGCGGATAGGCTTTATGGTGGCCCCCGGAAACTTTATTGCGCAATGTACGGCCCTGCGGAAAACCATTGATGTAGGCGGGGATGGGTATATGCAGAATGCCTTGGCAGCTTTAATTAAAGAGGGAGAGTTGACAAGGCATCTGAAAAAAGCAAAGAAACGCTACCACGAACGCAGAGACTTCCTGGATACGCTGCTGAAAGAAACATTGGGAGCTTATATCTCCTATTCCTTACCCACAGGCGGTATGGCTGTCTGGATCAGGTTAAACGCCGGTTATACCGTCACCGGACTTATAGCAAATACAAATGTTGAAATCACCCGTTGGGACGAAGAACAAAATGCATTCCGGTTTGGCTTCGCATCAATGGATGAAACGGAACTGTCCGCCGCTGTAAAGGCACTGAAGGAAGGTTTTCTGAAATTGCACAACCTTTCGCGTAAACGGATGTAATTGAACCATACAGGCAATAAAATTGAACCGTGTACGACATATGCCATCAGGTAGAAAGCGGGACATTTGTATCATAAATAAGAAACAATGGAAAACATAAAAAGAATTGAATTAGGCAAAAACGGCCCGCTCGTATCAAAGCTTGGCCTGGGATGCATGCGTATGTCATCGGTTTGGGGTGGCCCCGTAAACGATGAAAACGAAAGTGTCGCTACTATTCAGGCAGCATTGGATAGCGGTATCAATTTTTTGAATACAGGAGACTTTTATGGTGCTGGGCATAACGAACTGCTTGTAGGTAAGGCCATTAAGGGTAGGAGAGACGATGCCTTCATCAGCGTTAAATTCGGAGCCATTTTTTACAACGGCCATATGCTGGGACTGGATCTGCGTCCTATAGCGATCAAGAACTTTATCAACTACTCTCTCGTACGTTTGGGCGTAGAGACCATCGATCTTTATCAGCCCTGCCGGCTGGATAACAGTGTTCCTGTTGAAGATGTCATAGGCACGGTTGCCGACCTTATCAAGGAAGGAAAGGTGCGTTATCTCGGTGTATCTGAAATAACCGCCGATCAGCTTCGGAAGGCCAACAGCATCCACCCTGTTACTGCATTGGAAATAGGTTATTCTTTGGCCGACCGCCAGATAGAGACCGATCTTTTACCTGCTGCCAAAGAACTGGGCATAGGGGTGGTAGCCTTCGCCAATACTGCGGAAGGACTACTTACAGGTGAGGTAAAGGTGCCGCTTCAGGCCAACGATTACCGCAATTACTTTTCCCGTTTCCAGGGAGAAAACCTGGTAAGAAACCTTGAAAAAGTGGAAGTTTTGAAAATAATGGCGGCGGACAAAGGATATACCCCTACCCAACTAGCCATTGCCTGGGTAAATTTGCAAGGCGACCATATCATGCCTTTGGTAAGCATGAGTCGCAGATCACGTTTGCCTGAAAACCTGCAAGCCATGCACATTGAATTCTCTCATGATGAAATGACCACGTTAAATGAAGCGTTTTCGGTAGGTTCAATTCTTGGAGGAACATACTTGCAGCGCTAGCAAAGGAAATGGTTCAATAGTAGTCCCTTTTTAAAAGTTGATAGTATGGTAAATCCAACTGAAATAATCCCGGGAGTAATCTTCTATTCTTATCTTTCTTCATCGAGAAAGGAAAAAGTAGGTTTCCTGAAGCATAATACCCTTGTGTTTCAGGTTTCAGGGCAGTTTACGTTGGAAACATCGAGCCAGAAGATTTCAATGAAACGCGGTGAGATGTTGTTGATTGGCAAAAACCAGCTGGCACAGCTCACTAAAACCCCATTGCCTGGCGAAGATTACGAAACAATAGTGATCTCACTTCAGGAAGATGTACTCAGAAGGATAGCATTGGAAGATAATATAGTGGCAGACCAGAAAAATACTGGCCCCGCAAATGTTCTGATTCCGGCAAACGCTTTCCTTCAGGGGTATTTTCAATCGATCATACCCTACGTTCGCGATCAGACAGGCTCCGTGCCTAAAGAACTTGGCATCTTAAAAGTAAACGAAGCAGTTAAGTTGTTGCTGCATGTTATGCCGGAGGTCAAAAATATGCTATTCGATTTTTCAATACCCTATAAAGTAGACCTGGAAGGGTTCATGCTAACCAATTATCATTTTAATATCCCGGTCGAAAAATTTGCGCAATTGACAGGAAGAAGCCTTTCCG
This window encodes:
- a CDS encoding GNAT family N-acetyltransferase — its product is MNYEIRKAGLEHLDTAAELFNLYRVFYRQADDYEKCKRFLQERLNNEQSHIFLAYASGKAVGFVQLYKLYHYIKLEKQWLLSDLFVHPDYRGNGLSVALIDRSKQWCEETGACGLMLETEKTNDTGNKLYPRCGFEYDGLHNYYYWWK
- the pdxR gene encoding MocR-like pyridoxine biosynthesis transcription factor PdxR codes for the protein MFPYEHTIHIKKESKIPVYRQIAISITNAIRNGTFKPGTHLPGTRELAKTLGVHRKTVIAAYEELDAQDWITVVPRKHVQVSERIPLLKPKKWGDTGIKAPYENDLTLPFRMIEENAGDNEAAAAPGIVINDGHPDVRLSPIDGLLKIYRSLTSKKYAIKNAHIGTAQGTPMLRQELVNYLSVTRGLNISAGNLLITHGAQMSIYLSARLLLGRSSHIVVGYPNYAVANKTFLETGAKVIEVAVDDSGIDTNAIEQLCKKKKIDAVYVIPHHHYPTTVTLSVERRMKLLELSRRFSFVIIEDDYDYDYHYTSSPYLPLSSGNHNGNLIYIGSFSKMLDPSLRIGFMVAPGNFIAQCTALRKTIDVGGDGYMQNALAALIKEGELTRHLKKAKKRYHERRDFLDTLLKETLGAYISYSLPTGGMAVWIRLNAGYTVTGLIANTNVEITRWDEEQNAFRFGFASMDETELSAAVKALKEGFLKLHNLSRKRM
- a CDS encoding TetR/AcrR family transcriptional regulator; its protein translation is MDNSSTKGSRGNKVQSRQKFMDAVEEILITKGVAGLKVNDIAKVAGLDKKLIYKYFGGADQLIDAYILSKDFWSNVKGEKVPPSIGDGGHKFVEQMLLSQFDYVFRDSAFQKVLLWRLTEKRDVLQKLTDAQEANGEVLLQDITDPHFGDQWARFRAIMAILISGAYYLNLYGAVNGSTFCGINVNEESGRAEIKEAFSFLLKSTYSQL
- a CDS encoding helix-turn-helix domain-containing protein: MVNPTEIIPGVIFYSYLSSSRKEKVGFLKHNTLVFQVSGQFTLETSSQKISMKRGEMLLIGKNQLAQLTKTPLPGEDYETIVISLQEDVLRRIALEDNIVADQKNTGPANVLIPANAFLQGYFQSIIPYVRDQTGSVPKELGILKVNEAVKLLLHVMPEVKNMLFDFSIPYKVDLEGFMLTNYHFNIPVEKFAQLTGRSLSGFKRDFQQTFNMAPRQWLQEKRLSEAWYLIEKKKLRPSAIYLDLGFESLSHFTHSFKKKFGKTPAG
- a CDS encoding aldo/keto reductase → MENIKRIELGKNGPLVSKLGLGCMRMSSVWGGPVNDENESVATIQAALDSGINFLNTGDFYGAGHNELLVGKAIKGRRDDAFISVKFGAIFYNGHMLGLDLRPIAIKNFINYSLVRLGVETIDLYQPCRLDNSVPVEDVIGTVADLIKEGKVRYLGVSEITADQLRKANSIHPVTALEIGYSLADRQIETDLLPAAKELGIGVVAFANTAEGLLTGEVKVPLQANDYRNYFSRFQGENLVRNLEKVEVLKIMAADKGYTPTQLAIAWVNLQGDHIMPLVSMSRRSRLPENLQAMHIEFSHDEMTTLNEAFSVGSILGGTYLQR
- a CDS encoding YggS family pyridoxal phosphate-dependent enzyme, whose translation is MSKDILANIAVINNRINNTCTRYGRNPDDIKLLLATKTVPAARIKIALAAGYTLIAENKVQELKEKHEMLREIPHTNHFIGHLQTNKIKDLLKHDVSCIQSLDRLDLAEKLHQRLQFENKTMDVLIQVNTSFEESKFGVSPDKAIDLVKQVARLDTLTIKGLMTIGMLSAEGEKVRKCFRLLRDIRQQVARLQIEGVYMQELSMGMSGDLEIAIAEGATIIRVGTAIFGERPTPDSYYWNECN